CCATTCAGCGACGCCAGCCTGACGCTGGGCCCGGTCAACGTCAACAGCCAGGCGCTGTGGGTGGTGGCGGTGTCGGCGCTGCTGATCGTGGTGCTGTACCAGTTCTTCGAGCGCTCGATGTACGGCAAGGCGCTGCGCGCCGCCGCCTTCAACCGGCTCGGCGCCCGCCTGATGGGCATTTCGCCGGTGTTCGCCGGCAAGGCCACGTTCTTCCTGGCGGCGCTGATCGGCACCGTCTCGGGCATCCTGATCGCGCCCATCACCACCATGTATTTCGATTCCGGCTTCATGGTCAGCCTGAAGGGCTTCGTCGGCGCCATCATCGGCGGCCTGGTGAGCTACCCGCTGGCCGCCGCCGGCGCCGTGCTGGTCGGCCTGATCGAGGCCTTCTCCTCGTTCTGGGCCAGCGCCTACAAGGAGATCATCGTCTTCACGCTGATCATCCCCGTGCTGCTCTGGCGCTCCCTGAAAAGCCACCACGTCGAGGAAGAAGAAGAATGACCCCGCGCCACCTCGTCCTCGTGTTCCTGGCGCTGCTGGCGGCCGCGCCGCTGGCGTTGCCGCCGTTCTACGTCACGCTGCTGAACTACATCGGCCTGTACGCCATGGTGGCGCTGGGGCTGGTTCTGCTGACCGGCGTCGGCGGCCTGACCAGCTTCGGCCAGGCCGCCTTCGTCGGCATCGGCGCCTACACCACCGCGCTGCTCACCACCCGCGCCGACGCCCTGCCCGCCTGGCTGGCGTGGCTCGGCGCCTCGCCCTGGCTGACGCTGCTGGCCGGCCTGTTGCTGACGCTGGTGGTGGCCTACCTGCTGGGCGCCATCACGCTCAAGCTGTCCGGCCACTTCCTGCCGCTGGGCACCATCGCCTGGGGCCTGTCGCTGTACTTCGCCTTCGGCTCGGTCGAAGGCCTGGGCGGCCATACCGGCATCCCCGACGTGCCGGCCATCCACCTGTTCGGCTGGGCGCTGACGCAGGGCGATGAGATCTACTACCTGATCTGGGCCTTCCTGCTGGTGGCCATGTGGTCGACCAGCAATCTGCTCGACTCGCGCGAGGGCCGCGCCATCCGCGCCCTCAAGGGCGGCCGTGTCATGGCCGAGTCGATGGGCGTGGACACGGCCCGCTCGCGCATGGTGATCTTCATCATCGCCGCGCTGCAGGCCTGCGCCTCGGGCTGGCTGTACGCGCACATGCAGCGCTTCGTCAATCCGAACCCGTTCGGCCTGCAGATGGGCATCGAATACCTGTTCATGACCGTCATCGGCGGCGCCGGCCAGGTGTGGGGCGCGCTGGTGGGCGCCGGCGTGTTCACGGTGCTCAAGCAATGGCTGCAGGACTGGCTGCCCAAGCTGCTGGGCCAGACCGGCAACTTCGAAGTGATCGTGTTCGGCTTCGGCATGGTGCTGCTGCTGCACCGCTTCCGCGGCGGCCTGTGGCCGGTGCTGGCGCGCTGCGTGCCGGTGCGCAAGCGCCTGCGCCAGATCGACGGCCAGGCCGAGCCGCTGCCGCGCAAGCCCATGCCGCCGCGCGGCGAGGTGGTGCTGAAGGCGGTCGACGTGACCCGCAAGTTCGGCGGCCTGGTCGCCAACAACGCCATGAACCTTGAGATCCGCGCCGGCGAGATCCTGGCGCTGATCGGCCCCAACGGCGCCGGCAAGAGCACCATGTTCAACCAGATCTCGGGCGTCGACACGCCCACCTCCGGCCAGGTCACACTGCTGGGCCAGCAAGTGGCCGGCGCCGGCGCGCGCCGCATCGCCCGCCTGGGCCTGTCGCGCACCTTCCAGCACGTGCGCCTGCTGGGCCGCATGAGCGTGCTGGAAAACGTCGCCATCGGCGCCCACCTGCGCGGCCATCGCGGCGTGCTGCCGGCCGCCTGGCGGCTGGACCGCGTCGAAGAGGCCCGGCTGCTGGCCGAGGCCGCGCGCCAGGTCGAGCGCGTCGGCCTGGGCAAGCACCTGCACGACGAGGCCGGCTCGCTGGCGCTGGGCCAGCAACGCATCCTGGAGATCGCGCGGGCGCTGGCGTCGGATCCCTGCATCCTGCTGCTGGACGAACCGGCCGCCGGCCTGCGCTACCAGGAAAAGCGCGAACTGGCCGAACTGCTGAAAAAGCTGCGGGCCGAGGGCATGGCGATCCTGCTGGTCGAGCACGACATGGATTTCGTGATGGGCCTGGTGGATCGCGTGGTGGTGATGGACTTCGGCGAGAAGATCGCCGAGGGCCTGCCGGCCGAGATCCAGCACAACCCCGCGGTGCTGGAAGCCTATCTGGGCGGAGTGGAATGATGAGCGCGAAACTGCTGGAAGTGCGCGACCTGCGCGTGGCCTACGACAAGGTCGAGGCCGTCTCGGGCGTCAGCCTGTCGGTGGACGAGGGCAAGATCGTCACCGTCATCGGCCCCAACGGCGCCGGCAAGACTACCCTGCTGTCGGCCATCATGGGCGTGCTGCCCTCCCGCGGCGAGATCGTGTTCGGCGGCAGGCGCCAGGAACACGCCGAGATCGAGGAGATGGTGGCGGCCGGCATGAACCTGGTGCCGGAAAAGCGCGAGCTGTTCGCCGAGATGTCGGTGGAGGACAACCTGATGCTGGGCGCCTTCGACCGCTTCCGCCGCGGCCTGCGCGACCAGGACCAGACGCTGGCCGAGGTCTATGACCTGTTCCCGCGCCTGCGCGAACGCCGGGCGCAACTGTCGGGCACGCTGTCCGGCGGCGAACGCCAGATGCTGGCGGTGGGCCGCGCGCTGATGGCCAAGCCGCGCCTGCTGATGCTGGACGAACCCAGCCTGGGCCTGGCGCCGCGCATCGTGCGCGAGGTGTTCCGCATCGTCGAACAGCTGCGCGGCATGGGCGTGTCGATCCTGCTGATCGAGCAGAACGCGCGCGCCGCGTTGCAGGTGGCCGATTACGCCTACGTGCTGGAAACCGGCAGCGTCACGCTGGAAGGCCCCGCCGCCCAGGTCGCCGAAGACCCGCGCGTGGTCGAGGTCTACCTGGGCCTGGGCCACGCCGCGCCGGCCTCGGCATAGCGTCGCCGCAAGGCGGCCGCGGCGAACGCCCGGCCGCCGTTCAGGCCACGCCGCGCCGCCGGTCGCGGCGGTACAGCGCGTAGCCCAGCGGCCACATCATCCCCACCATCAGCCGCGCCCACGGGTTGGTCAGGCGATAGGCCTGCAGCGCCGTCGGCACGCCGGAATGCTTCAGGTGCAGCCGGAAGCGGGTGTAGCGCGCCGCGGCCATGATGAATTCGCGCGGCCGGAAACGGAAGAATTCCAGGTGGTGCTGCAGCATGTCCCAGGCCAGCAGGTACAGGCCCTGGGCATTGTTGGCCACCGACGTCGTACCCCGGCTCAGGCTGCCCGGGGTGTCGTGGTAGGTGCGCACCACCTGGTTGATGAAGCGGCTGAGGTAGCCGGCCCGCGCGATCGCCCACCACACCAGGCTCTCGGGCACGAAACCCGCCACGTTTTCGGGAAACGGATACTTCTTGAGGACGTCGGTGCGCATGCAGCCGAATTTCTCGCCCTTGATGCGGTAGCGGAAATACACGTCCACCGCCGTGCTGTCGAACACGTCCTGCGGATAGCGGTCGCCGACGATGCGGCCGTCGGGCCGGGCGCACAGGCCGGTCACCGCCACGTAGGAATCGCGCCGCGCCGGCGGAATAGCCTCCCAGGCCGCCTTGAACGTCGCCAGCGCCTCGGGCGGCATTTCGTCGTCGCTGTCGAGCGCCACGATCAGCTGGCCATGCGCTTCGCGCACGCCGCGGTTGAAGGCGGTTTTCTTGTGCTGGTTGTTCTGCCAGATGTAGCGAATGGGGAAACGGGCCCGCTGCTGCCAGTCGAGCACCGCTTCGTGGGTGTTGTCGGTGGAGCCATCGTCCACGATCACCCACTCGAAATCCCGGAATGTCTGGCGGGATAGCGATTCGTACACCCTGTGCAGCGTCCCCGCCCGGTTGTAGGTGGGCGTCAGGACGGTGAAGAACGTCGGCGTATCGATCATGCGAACTGGGCCCCTTGGCGATTCCGGATAACCGCTGCGGTCTTGGTATGGTGTTTTCGCCTGAAGTGTAGGGGATATGCCCACGGCAACTGATGCCACGGCATGCAAATTTGCAATCAAATCTGACAAGGTGCGGATTCCCGGACTGATTCCCATCCGCCGCGCCGGCGTTGGGAGCGGCGCCGGAGTGGCGTAAACTCGGGCGGCCCACACCGGAACGCCTATGGAAGCCCCGACCGTCCAGCTCAACGACATTGCCCTGTTTGTAGAAGTCGCCAAGCGCAAGAGTTTCAGCCTGGCCGCCCGGGCGCTGAACATGCCGACCTCGACGCTGTCGCGCCGCATCAACGAGCTGGAACGCGCGATCGGCCTGCGCCTCATCAACCGCAACACCCGCCGCCTCGACCTGACGGAAGCCGGCGCGGCCTACATGAGCCGCTGCCAGGGCCTGATCGACGAGGCCCGCCTGGCGCACGAACAACTGCAGGCGCTGTCGGGCGGCCCATCGGGCAATCTGCGGGTCTCGATGCCCTACAGCCTGGCGATCTGGCTGCTGCCGGAAACGATCAACGATTTCACGGACCACTATCCCGAGGTGGAGTGCGAGTTCGACCTGAGCATGATGACAGCGTCGGACGCCCAGGGCACGCCGTTCGACATCGTGCTGCGTTTCGGCCGCAACAGCGACTATCCGGTGGCCAACGCCGACAACGGCAACGGCGCGGCGCCCGCTCCCCGCAGCGACGGCGCGGTGGTGCAGGAACTGGTATCGCTGGACAACTATCTTTACGCGTCGGACCGCTATCTGGAACGCTTCGGCGAGCCGAAGACGCCGGCGGACCTGACGCAACACCAATGCCTGCGCACGACGATCGACGACGCGCATTCGTACTGGACGCTGCACAACGGCCGGGTGAGCGAGCAGGTGCCGGTGAGCGGGCATCTGGCGGCGAACAACATGAGCATCGCGGGGACGCTGGCGGGGCTGGATCTGGCGATTACGCGGATGCCGCATTGCCAGGCGCTGGATCCGATCATCAAGCGCAATTCGCTGCGGCGGGTGTTGCCGGGGTGGTCGGTGGATCCCATTTCCATCTATGTGGTTTATCCGTCGAGTATTCAGCCGGCTAAGACTCGGGCGTTTATGGATTTTATTCGGCCTAAGTTGGGGCCGGCTGGGTAGTTTTCTTTTCTGGGCGGTGGGTACTTTAGCCGCGCGTGGCGGGGGCGGTGCGGGAGGGCGGGGCTACGATTGCGGTCCGGAGCCTTCGCTCCGGACCGCAATCGTGGGCGCCCGCCACCCGGTCCGCCTGCCCGAGGGGCGGCCTACGAAGCACCATTACGTCCCCGTTAAATCACATCAGGACCTGAACCCCAAGAAAAGCCTCAAATTGGCACCCCCCCCACTTTCAGGCTAGAATGCCAAGTTACCCAATTCCCCCGCCAGCCCAGTATCCGGTTGTGCGGTCGGGTCGAAGCCTTGCCAAACCGCAAGACCCGCTTCGCCCCGCAAATCCGATTTCCGCAAATTCAACAGGAGAATCAACATGGCTGAACGCAAACGCGTGCGTCGCAACACCCTGGAACGCCGTTGCCTGGGCAAGGCCTTCAAGCGCTTGTTCGTCAAGTCGCCCAAGGGTGTGTTCAAGATGCTGGAAAAGATCAAGCGCGTCTAAATGACACGCCGGCCGCGCCAGGTTCCTGGCGTGCGGCCTGATCGAAAAAAATCCCCGCTGGTGCGAACCGGCGGGGATTTTTGTTTGGGCCGAAGGTTTGGATCGGCAGGCCGGATCGAACCTTCGCGGGCCGGGCGACGGCAGCCAGGCCCGCGCGAAGCGTCAGCCGCGCAGCTTCGCCAGCACCGCTTCGGCGCGCGGCAGCGGATTGACCGCGCCGTAGCCCAGCGTCGACAGCGCCGCCGCCACATTGGCGTAGCGCACCGCGTCGGCCCAATCGTCGCCCTGGCAACGGCGCGCCAGCAGGCTGCCGGCGAAGCAGTCGCCGGCGCCGGTCGCGTCCACCGCCTCCACCCGCAAAGCCGCCACCGGGGCGCGCGTCTTGCCGTCGTCGATGATCGAACCGTCCTTGCCCAGCTTCAGCACCACCACGCCGGTCGCCCCGGCGTCGCGGATCCAGTCCAGCGTGCGTTCGGGGTCGTCGTTGCCGGTCAGGTGCTGCATGTCGTCCATGCTCGGCAGGAACAGGTCGGCGTGGCACAGCGCCTCGCGCAGCACCGCGCGGGCCCGGTCCAGCGGCCACAGGCGCAGCCGCAGGTTCGAATCCAGGCTGACCTGCACGCCGGCCGCGCGGGCGCGGGCGATGGCGGCGAAGACCGTGTCGCAGGCGCTGGTGCTGATCGCCAGGCTGATGCCCGAGACATGCAGGAAACGGGCGCGCTCGATCAGGCCGCCGTCGAGCGTGGCCGGCGTCATCAGGCTGGCGGCGGAACCGCGGCGCAGATAGCTGAAGGCGTGGCCGTCGGGGCCGTGCTGCACGAAGTACAGGCCGGTGTGCGCGGTGGCGTCGATCTCGACGCCCGAGATATCCACACCCTCGGCGCGCCACAGCGCCAGGAACTGCGCGCCGAAGGCGTCATCGCCGACGCGCGTCAGGTAGGCGCAGCGCGCGCCCTGGCGGGCCGCGGCGATGACGGCGTTGGAGGTGTCGCCGCCGAAGCCTTGCAGGTATTGCTGCTGGTCCTGGTGCGTCTGGTTCAGTTCGACCAGCGGCTCGCCCAGCGCGACGATGTCGAAATCAGCCATGGGCGGCCTCGCGGGTGCGGGTGATCTGCGCCACCAGCGCGGCGGTGTCTCGCGCGGCGAAGGCGGCCTTGTCGTAGAGGTTGCTGCCGATGCCGACCAGGCCGGCGCCGGCGGCGAAGTACGACGCCATGTTCTCGGCCGTGACGCCGCCGGTGGGGCAGAACACCGTGTCCGGGTAGACCGACTTCAGCGCCGCCAAGTGCTTGGGCCCGCCGGTGTCGGCCGGGAACACCTTGACCACGTCGACCCCGGCGCGGCGCGCGGCCAGCACTTCGGTGGGCGTGAAGGCGCCCAGCAGGCACAAGGCGTCGGCGGCGTGCGCCAGGTCGACGATCTCGGTGGCCAGCGCCGGCGACACCAGGAAGTCGGCGCCGGCCACCAGGGCCTCGCGCGCCTGGGTCTCGTCCAGCACCGTGCCCACGCCCAGCAGCAGCGCGGGGCCGTGCTTGTCGCGCAGCGCGCGCACCAGGTCGGTGACGCCGGGAATGGTCCAGGTCAGTTCCAGCGTGGTGCAGCCGGCGGCCACGGCCACCTCGGCGGCATAGGCCGCGGTGGCGGCGTCCTGGTAGCGCAGCACGGGCACCACCCGGGCGGCGAGCAAGGCGTCGAGCTTCGAAGCAAGGGGAGCAGCAGTCATGGCATTCCTTTCGGGACGGAGCGTTCAGGCGCCGCCGGATGGCAGCACGGCGAGTTTGGCGGCGGCCGCATCGCGCAGCCGCAGCAGGGGTTCGATATAGGCGGATTGCGGGTCATCGCGGCGCCGGAACATCAGCGTGCTGACGCTGACGCAGGCCACCGGCTGGCCGGCGGCATCGCGCAGCGCCACGCCGTAGCAGACGATGCCGGGCTCGTTTTCCTCGTTGTCCAGGGCATAGCCCCGCGCCGCCGTCTCGGCCAGCGCCGCGCGCAGCGCGGGCAGGCTCGCCACGGTGCCGGGCATGCGCGATTCCAGCGGCAGGTCGCGCAGCAGGTGCTCGCGTGCCGGCTCGCCCAGCGCGGCCAGGTAGGCCTTGCCGACCGCGCTCGAATGCAGCGCCACCGCCGCGCCCACGCGCGAGGCCATGCGCACCGGGCCGGGGCTTTCGAGCTTGTCGATGTAGATCATTTCGGCGCCGGCCGGCACCGCCAGGTGCACGGTCTCGCCGGTCGCGTCGCGCAGCGCCTGCAGGTCGGCCGCCAATGTCGCGCGCAGGTCGAACTGCGACCAGGCGCGGCTGGCCAGGGCCAGCAGGCGCGGCCCCAGGCGGTAGGCGCCGTCGGTCTCGGCCACCATGCCCTGCTCGGCCAGCGCGGCCACGATGCGGTAGACGGTCGGCCGCGGATAGCCGCTGCTGCGCGCCAGCGCCGCCGCCGTGGGCGGCTGCGGCGCGTCCGCCACCGCCTGCAACACCGTCATGAATTTGGCGAACGCCGCGGCGCCCGCCACCTTGGATTCCGACACGACCACCCCCATCTCGGGTAGATGCCCTGCGTTAACAATGCATCCGCAGAATGCACCAGGCAAACCGCGCTAATTTCAGACGAATCTGCGATACTGTTTATTTGTACAGCAGCAGAGCGCATGTTTGACCACATTGTGGACACATGCCTCACCATATAGGCAATTATTCCACATCGCCGCGCCCGGAACCAGCCACAGGCCGTCGTCCGGGGCCGCGCCCTCCCTCAGGCTACGATACCGTCCATGAGCTCCCAAATCCGCATCGTTGGCGCCCGCC
The window above is part of the Achromobacter deleyi genome. Proteins encoded here:
- a CDS encoding ABC transporter ATP-binding protein, which encodes MSAKLLEVRDLRVAYDKVEAVSGVSLSVDEGKIVTVIGPNGAGKTTLLSAIMGVLPSRGEIVFGGRRQEHAEIEEMVAAGMNLVPEKRELFAEMSVEDNLMLGAFDRFRRGLRDQDQTLAEVYDLFPRLRERRAQLSGTLSGGERQMLAVGRALMAKPRLLMLDEPSLGLAPRIVREVFRIVEQLRGMGVSILLIEQNARAALQVADYAYVLETGSVTLEGPAAQVAEDPRVVEVYLGLGHAAPASA
- a CDS encoding ABC transporter permease subunit; the protein is MTPRHLVLVFLALLAAAPLALPPFYVTLLNYIGLYAMVALGLVLLTGVGGLTSFGQAAFVGIGAYTTALLTTRADALPAWLAWLGASPWLTLLAGLLLTLVVAYLLGAITLKLSGHFLPLGTIAWGLSLYFAFGSVEGLGGHTGIPDVPAIHLFGWALTQGDEIYYLIWAFLLVAMWSTSNLLDSREGRAIRALKGGRVMAESMGVDTARSRMVIFIIAALQACASGWLYAHMQRFVNPNPFGLQMGIEYLFMTVIGGAGQVWGALVGAGVFTVLKQWLQDWLPKLLGQTGNFEVIVFGFGMVLLLHRFRGGLWPVLARCVPVRKRLRQIDGQAEPLPRKPMPPRGEVVLKAVDVTRKFGGLVANNAMNLEIRAGEILALIGPNGAGKSTMFNQISGVDTPTSGQVTLLGQQVAGAGARRIARLGLSRTFQHVRLLGRMSVLENVAIGAHLRGHRGVLPAAWRLDRVEEARLLAEAARQVERVGLGKHLHDEAGSLALGQQRILEIARALASDPCILLLDEPAAGLRYQEKRELAELLKKLRAEGMAILLVEHDMDFVMGLVDRVVVMDFGEKIAEGLPAEIQHNPAVLEAYLGGVE
- a CDS encoding glycosyltransferase family 2 protein — translated: MIDTPTFFTVLTPTYNRAGTLHRVYESLSRQTFRDFEWVIVDDGSTDNTHEAVLDWQQRARFPIRYIWQNNQHKKTAFNRGVREAHGQLIVALDSDDEMPPEALATFKAAWEAIPPARRDSYVAVTGLCARPDGRIVGDRYPQDVFDSTAVDVYFRYRIKGEKFGCMRTDVLKKYPFPENVAGFVPESLVWWAIARAGYLSRFINQVVRTYHDTPGSLSRGTTSVANNAQGLYLLAWDMLQHHLEFFRFRPREFIMAAARYTRFRLHLKHSGVPTALQAYRLTNPWARLMVGMMWPLGYALYRRDRRRGVA
- a CDS encoding IclR family transcriptional regulator, yielding MGVVVSESKVAGAAAFAKFMTVLQAVADAPQPPTAAALARSSGYPRPTVYRIVAALAEQGMVAETDGAYRLGPRLLALASRAWSQFDLRATLAADLQALRDATGETVHLAVPAGAEMIYIDKLESPGPVRMASRVGAAVALHSSAVGKAYLAALGEPAREHLLRDLPLESRMPGTVASLPALRAALAETAARGYALDNEENEPGIVCYGVALRDAAGQPVACVSVSTLMFRRRDDPQSAYIEPLLRLRDAAAAKLAVLPSGGA
- a CDS encoding bifunctional 4-hydroxy-2-oxoglutarate aldolase/2-dehydro-3-deoxy-phosphogluconate aldolase, with the translated sequence MTAAPLASKLDALLAARVVPVLRYQDAATAAYAAEVAVAAGCTTLELTWTIPGVTDLVRALRDKHGPALLLGVGTVLDETQAREALVAGADFLVSPALATEIVDLAHAADALCLLGAFTPTEVLAARRAGVDVVKVFPADTGGPKHLAALKSVYPDTVFCPTGGVTAENMASYFAAGAGLVGIGSNLYDKAAFAARDTAALVAQITRTREAAHG
- a CDS encoding sugar kinase codes for the protein MADFDIVALGEPLVELNQTHQDQQQYLQGFGGDTSNAVIAAARQGARCAYLTRVGDDAFGAQFLALWRAEGVDISGVEIDATAHTGLYFVQHGPDGHAFSYLRRGSAASLMTPATLDGGLIERARFLHVSGISLAISTSACDTVFAAIARARAAGVQVSLDSNLRLRLWPLDRARAVLREALCHADLFLPSMDDMQHLTGNDDPERTLDWIRDAGATGVVVLKLGKDGSIIDDGKTRAPVAALRVEAVDATGAGDCFAGSLLARRCQGDDWADAVRYANVAAALSTLGYGAVNPLPRAEAVLAKLRG
- a CDS encoding LysR family transcriptional regulator — encoded protein: MEAPTVQLNDIALFVEVAKRKSFSLAARALNMPTSTLSRRINELERAIGLRLINRNTRRLDLTEAGAAYMSRCQGLIDEARLAHEQLQALSGGPSGNLRVSMPYSLAIWLLPETINDFTDHYPEVECEFDLSMMTASDAQGTPFDIVLRFGRNSDYPVANADNGNGAAPAPRSDGAVVQELVSLDNYLYASDRYLERFGEPKTPADLTQHQCLRTTIDDAHSYWTLHNGRVSEQVPVSGHLAANNMSIAGTLAGLDLAITRMPHCQALDPIIKRNSLRRVLPGWSVDPISIYVVYPSSIQPAKTRAFMDFIRPKLGPAG